Proteins from a single region of Apium graveolens cultivar Ventura chromosome 7, ASM990537v1, whole genome shotgun sequence:
- the LOC141670750 gene encoding chaperonin-like RbcX protein 2, chloroplastic, with protein MVAAISTNGWYKNSMTMNLSNFFLVSWYDSRLSARMLCSSTTAAAFVCTRNKQKQRYKKLNIVTNELGGQYEETFNDVKRITLNCFTYKAARTVLHQLYEMNPTEYMWLYNFVAANDPRDGKKFLRVLGKEKQDLAERVMITRLHLYAKWIKVCDHEEIYKEISNENLTLLRERLLETIAWPSDDTNAGKSD; from the exons ATGGTTGCAGCTATATCTACAAATGGATGGTACAAGAATTCAATGACAATGAACTTGAGCAACTTTTTCTTGGTTTCCTGGTATGACTCCAGATTATCAGCAAGAATGTTGTGTTCTTCAACTACAGCAGCAGCATTTGTTTGTACAAGaaacaaacagaagcagagaTATAAGAAGCTTAATATTGTTACTAATGAGTTGGGAGGGCAGTATGAGGAAACTTTTAATGATGTTAAGCGA ATAACACTGAACTGCTTTACATataaagctgcaaggactgttCTTCACCAACTTTACGAGATGAACCCCACTGAGTATATGTGGCTCTACAA CTTTGTTGCTGCAAATGATCCACGGGATGGAAAGAAGTTTCTTCGGGTTCTTGGGAAG GAAAAACAAGATCTTGCTGAGAGAGTGATGATAACACGTCTTCACCTATATGCTAAATGGATAAAG GTGTGTGACCATGAAGAAATCTACAAAGAAATTTCGAATGAAAACTTGACATTATTGAGAGAACGGCTCCTGGAAACCATTGCTTGGCCATCTGATGACACAAATGCAGGGAAATCAGACTGA
- the LOC141672982 gene encoding uncharacterized protein LOC141672982, whose amino-acid sequence MTTRQRCTIECANGIKLDCSVFKPEKMNDTIGVVLVHPYSVLGGCQALMRGIARNLSDHGFPALIFDMRGVGKSTGRPSLTGFSEVNDVVSACKWLSTTLSLPRILLVGSSAGAPIAGSAVDQVEEVVGYVSLGYPFGLTASILFGRHHKAILQSPKPKLFVMGTKDGFTSVKQLENKLKSAAGRVETHLIEGASHFQMEGAAYDTEMANLITTFISSL is encoded by the exons ATGACGACGCGACAGAGATGCACAATTGAGTGCGCTAATGGAATTAAACTTGATTGTTCTGTTTTTAAACCCGAGAAGATGAATGATACTATAGGAGTAGTTCTTGTTCATCCCTACTCTGTTTTGGGTGGCTGTCAAGCTCTCATGAGGGGTATTGCTCGTAATTTATCTGATCACGGTTTCCCAGCACTCATTTTCGACATGCGAGGTGTTGGAAAATCCACCGGAAGGCCTTCTCTTACCGGCTTCTCTGAAGTCAACGATGTCGTTTCTGCCTGCAAATGGCTCTCCACTACTCTCTCCCTTCCTCGTATACTCCTTGTGGGATCCTCTGCTG GTGCTCCGATTGCTGGATCCGCAGTTGACCAGGTAGAGGAAGTCGTCGGTTATGTTAGCTTGGGTTATCCCTTTGGCCTGACTGCTTCTATTCTTTTCGGTAGACATCACAAGGCCATACTACAGTCTCCAAAACCAAAACTATTTGTCATGGGAACTAAGGATGGATTTACTAGCGTGAAACAGTTGGAGAATAAACTGAAATCTGCAGCAGGTCGTGTAGAAACCCATCTGATTGAAGGGGCAAGTCACTTTCAAATGGAAGGTGCAGCATATGATACCGAGATGGCAAACCTTATAACGACATTCATTTCATCTTTGTGA